GTTGACCTCCGGGCCGAATTAGCCAACGCGGGCATTACCTATGTCACAGGCTGTGGCGCGACCCCCGGTTTACTCACCGCTGCCGCTGCCCTAGCCGCCCAAAGCTATGCGGAAATCCATCAAGTCAAAATCACCTTTGGGGTCGGTATTGCCAACTGGGAAGCCTATCGGGCTACCATTCGCGAAGACATTGGCCATTTACCGGGTTATACCGTCGAAACGGCTAAAGCCATGACCGATGCTGAGGTGGAGACTCTGTTGGAGACAACCAACGGCATCCTCAGCTTGGAAAATATGGAACATGCCGATGACATCATCCTAGAAATGGCTGGGATTTGTGGTCGCGATCGCGTCACTGTTGGTGGTGTCGTCGATACCCGCAACCCCAAGAAACCCCTCAGCACGAACGTACAGCTGACCGGCCGGACTTTTGAAGGCAAAATCTCTACCCATACCTTTACCCTAGGGGATGAAACTAGCATGGCTGCTAATGTTTGTGGCCCTGCCTTTGGTTATCTCAAAGCCGGAATTGCACTCCACCAACAAGGGATGTGTGGTCTTCTCACTTCCGCTCAGGTCATGCCAC
The Acaryochloris marina S15 genome window above contains:
- a CDS encoding saccharopine dehydrogenase-like oxidoreductase — encoded protein: MTNIANPLQTSDQPIPVGVLGFGGLGQAAARVLAPKQQMKLVAAADQKGFALNPEGLDLQSAIATYQTQGSLGYLDPGGTLSTQSIADLIQQSQNVAGFFLALPNLPNTFMASVAKQFIDLGWKGVLIDAIKRTSAVEQLVDLRAELANAGITYVTGCGATPGLLTAAAALAAQSYAEIHQVKITFGVGIANWEAYRATIREDIGHLPGYTVETAKAMTDAEVETLLETTNGILSLENMEHADDIILEMAGICGRDRVTVGGVVDTRNPKKPLSTNVQLTGRTFEGKISTHTFTLGDETSMAANVCGPAFGYLKAGIALHQQGMCGLLTSAQVMPHFVS